The Primulina eburnea isolate SZY01 chromosome 13, ASM2296580v1, whole genome shotgun sequence genome includes a region encoding these proteins:
- the LOC140809852 gene encoding uncharacterized protein, with protein sequence MDARFWKRARDVCAAMEPLVKVLKLVDQDKKPTMSLIYEAMDRAKLAIKENNKDWQSYCDVIDNRWYNQLHQHLHAAAYFLNPLLQYSGTCVYTDEVKRGLKVVIKRLEPDLSAQASAMSEIKLFTDQTGEFGSSLAKMAVKKSLPAEWWNDYGDDAPHLRKIAIKILSQTCSSSGCERNWSTWSLVHTKLRNRLAVEKLHKLVYVHYNMRLRVRNLTCRKEEDDCYSPIDLNHIFHDDDILSEWIRDNEPPVLQDDDLAWLDEGIQELHSDEHNTTTNGQSRAKKNKNVQKSTKSKEIRILSRDDGEDSDDSDDVNDQQGLGKHHRSQDTTHDQSRHDDHHIEGMTWAEGDENYYATQDTDHGYRPGIEEQRRFLASLSEFSSASDKEHSAGSSRPYMGVRRRTYKMPRIGGKPENSNER encoded by the exons TCGGGCAAAATTGGcaataaaagaaaataataaagATTGGCAATCATATTGTGATGTCATCGATAATCGTTGGTACAATCAATTACACCAACATTTGCATGCTGCAG CATATTTTCTAAATCCATTACTTCAGTATTCTGGAACTTGTGTTTATACTGATGAGGTCAAACGAGGATTAAAGGTTGTAATAAAGAGACTTGAACCAGACTTAAGTGCGCAAGCTTCGGCGATGAGTGAg ATTAAATTATTCACTGATCAGACAGGTGAATTTGGATCATCACTCGCAAAAATGGCTGTGAAAAAATCTCTCCCAG CTGAATGGTGGAATGACTATGGTGACGATGCTCCACACCTTAGAAAAATTGCAATCAAAATTCTAAGCCAAACATGCTCATCTTCGGGATGCGAGAGAAATTGGAGTACATGGTCTCTTGTACACACAAAGCTTCGTAATCGTTTGGCTGTAGAGAAGCTGCACAAATTAGTTTATGTTCATTACAACATGCGGCTCAGGGTACGAAATTTGACATGTAGAAAAGAAGAAGATGACTGTTACAGTCCGATAGACCtcaatcacatttttcatgaTGATGATATCTTAAGCGAGTGGATAAGGGATAATGAACCGCCGGTGTTACAAGATGACGATTTGGCATGGCTAGATGAAGGAATTCAAGAATTACATTCCGATGAACACAACACAACTACTAACGGTCAGAGTCGTgcaaaaaagaataaaaatgtTCAGAAGTCAACAAAATCAAAAGAAATAAGAATTCTATCTAGAGATGATGGAGAAGATAGTGATGATTCAGATGATGTAAATGATCAACAAGGACTTGGTAAGCATCATAGATCACAAGATACAACGCATGATCAAAGTCGTCATGATGACCATCATATCGAAGGTATGACATGGGCAGAAGGTGATGAGAATTATTATGCAACACAAGATACTGATCATGGTTATCGCCCTGGGATTGAGGAACAACGTCGCTTCTTGGCAAGTTTGTCAGAATTCTCTAGTGCTAGTGATAAAGAACATTCAGCTGGATCTTCTCGACCATATATGGGTGTACGTCGAAGAACATATAAGATGCCTCGGATTGGGGGGAAACCGGAAAATTCAAATGAGAGATAA